Proteins encoded within one genomic window of Ranitomeya variabilis isolate aRanVar5 chromosome 4, aRanVar5.hap1, whole genome shotgun sequence:
- the LOC143764617 gene encoding transcription factor HES-5-like yields the protein MVPTGTSAESCNNGQKCKNAFRQLRKPEVEKLRRDRINSSIRQLRLLLESEFQSHQPNTKLEKADILEMTVSYLKKRHMLMNATSSSTKKTFQGYSQCLQETMHYLSYPGKMDQANEKVMQHFSRSYIMGSEVPGASPTNSERTLKHVIWRPW from the exons ATGGTGCCCACCGGCACTTCTGCAGAGTCCTGCAATAATGGTCAAAAGTGCAAAAATGCCTTCAGG caacTGAGAAAACCGGAGGTGGAAAAGCTGAGACGAGACAGAATTAACAGCAGCATTAGACAACTTAGATTGCTGCTGGAGAGTGAGTTTCAGAGCCATCAGCCTAACACCAAACTGGAGAAAGCCGACATTCTGGAGATGACGGTCAGTTATTTGAAAAAGCGCCACATGCTGATGAATG CAACATCAAGCTCTACAAAAAAAACGTTCCAAGGTTACAGCCAATGTCTACAGGAGACTATGCACTATCTATCGTATCCCGGGAAAATGGACCAGGCCAATGAAAAAGTCATGCAGCATTTCAGCAGAAGCTACATAATGGGCAGCGAAGTGCCTGGTGCATCACCGACCAACTCAGAGCGGACCCTGAAACATGTCATCTGGAGACCATGGTAA